Proteins co-encoded in one Desulfuromonas sp. genomic window:
- the panP gene encoding pyridoxal-dependent aspartate 1-decarboxylase PanP has product MPKNREAARANLENLYRIFTVPEAPDSTLGAIDHAISDDVAGFLQTHIVALERTIEEIEADFSTSAIPEEPTYVSEYTEFVKEKLVAQSVHTAAPGFIGHMTSALPYFMLPLSRIMTALNQNLVKVETSKAFTPMERQVLAMLHHLVYRGDDAFYGEWIHDSRHALGAFCSGGTIANVTALWVARNRLFAPDGQFRGIAQEGLARSLKHLDCDGIAVLTSRRGHYSLGKAADLLGIGRDNLVLIETDQNNRIDLNHLRQECRRLQDENIRPLALVGIAGTTETGNVDPLEAMAALAGEIGCHFHVDAAWGGPTLFSDRFRHLLGGIARADSVTLDAHKQLYVPMGAGMVVFKDPTALSAIEHHAAYILRHGSKDLGSHTLEGSRPGKAMLVHAGLSIMGRKGYELLIDMGIEKARTFAGMVRQHPDFELTSDPELNILTYRYCPAAVQQGLAHATVKQSCRINAVLDEVNQLLQKYQREAGKTFVSRTRLRANAYGSKVITVLRVVLANPLTTDEILSEVLAEQSAIVQQPEIPSLMKELEALCAEIDAAGSSPRFAAAGR; this is encoded by the coding sequence ATGCCCAAGAACAGAGAAGCTGCACGCGCAAATCTTGAAAATCTTTACCGGATCTTCACCGTCCCCGAGGCGCCCGATTCGACCCTCGGCGCCATCGACCATGCGATCTCCGACGATGTCGCCGGGTTTCTGCAGACCCACATCGTCGCCCTCGAGCGCACCATCGAGGAGATCGAGGCCGATTTTTCGACCTCGGCCATCCCCGAAGAGCCGACCTACGTCTCCGAATACACCGAGTTCGTCAAGGAAAAGCTGGTGGCCCAGTCGGTGCATACCGCGGCCCCCGGATTCATCGGTCACATGACCTCGGCGCTTCCCTATTTCATGCTGCCGCTCTCGAGGATCATGACCGCCCTCAACCAGAACCTGGTCAAGGTCGAGACCTCGAAGGCTTTTACGCCGATGGAGCGCCAGGTCCTCGCCATGCTCCACCACCTTGTCTACCGGGGCGACGACGCCTTCTACGGGGAATGGATTCACGACAGCCGGCATGCTCTGGGCGCCTTCTGCTCCGGCGGCACCATCGCCAACGTGACCGCGTTGTGGGTCGCGCGCAACCGTCTTTTCGCCCCTGACGGGCAGTTCCGCGGAATCGCCCAGGAGGGGCTTGCCCGGTCCTTGAAACACCTCGACTGCGACGGGATTGCCGTTCTGACCTCCCGGCGGGGGCATTACTCTCTCGGCAAGGCGGCCGATCTGCTCGGCATCGGGCGGGACAACCTCGTGCTGATCGAAACCGACCAGAACAACCGCATCGATTTGAATCATCTGAGGCAGGAGTGTCGCCGTCTGCAGGACGAGAACATCCGTCCGCTGGCGCTCGTCGGCATCGCCGGGACGACCGAAACCGGCAACGTCGACCCCCTCGAGGCGATGGCCGCCCTCGCCGGCGAGATTGGCTGCCATTTTCATGTCGACGCCGCCTGGGGCGGGCCGACCCTCTTTTCGGACCGCTTCCGCCACCTGCTGGGCGGGATCGCCCGGGCCGACTCGGTCACCCTCGACGCCCACAAGCAGCTCTACGTGCCGATGGGGGCGGGGATGGTCGTCTTCAAAGACCCCACGGCCCTTTCAGCCATCGAACATCACGCCGCCTATATCCTGCGCCACGGCTCCAAGGACCTCGGCAGCCACACCCTGGAGGGATCCCGTCCCGGAAAAGCGATGCTGGTCCACGCCGGGCTGTCGATCATGGGGCGCAAGGGGTACGAACTGCTGATCGACATGGGGATAGAGAAAGCCCGGACTTTCGCCGGGATGGTGAGGCAGCACCCCGACTTCGAACTGACCAGCGACCCGGAACTGAACATCCTGACCTATCGCTACTGCCCGGCCGCGGTTCAGCAGGGGCTGGCGCACGCGACGGTGAAACAGAGCTGCCGCATCAACGCGGTTCTCGACGAAGTCAACCAGCTTTTGCAGAAATATCAGCGCGAAGCCGGCAAAACGTTTGTCTCCCGGACCCGCTTGCGGGCGAACGCCTATGGATCCAAGGTCATTACCGTCCTGCGGGTGGTCCTTGCCAACCCGTTGACGACTGACGAGATCCTGTCCGAGGTTCTTGCCGAGCAGTCCGCGATCGTCCAGCAGCCCGAGATTCCCTCCCTGATGAAGGAACTCGAGGCTCTCTGCGCGGAGATCGATGCAGCGGGTTCCTCCCCCCGTTTCGCCGCCGCGGGCCGTTAA